One window of Nicotiana tomentosiformis chromosome 11, ASM39032v3, whole genome shotgun sequence genomic DNA carries:
- the LOC138901233 gene encoding secreted RxLR effector protein 161-like, with amino-acid sequence MSNDIANINVTKHMLTSKFDMKDLGVADLILGIKINKTPQGLELSQSNYIKTVLGKFKNLGFKVAKTPINVNLALAKNKGQHISQLDYARVLGCLMYIMNYTRLYIACAISKLSRYTSNPGQSHWIVMKRVLGYLEHTWDFALHYSKYPAVIEEYCDTNWIIGSTDSKSTSGYVFPIGGGAVSWKSSKQTSIARSTMEAEFIALDKASEEAE; translated from the coding sequence atgagtaatgacattgccaacataaatgtgACTAAGCatatgctaactagcaagtttgatatgaaggacttgggggttgctgatttaattctgggaattaagatcaataagactcctcaaggtctggaaTTGTCACAATCtaattatattaagacagtacttggaaAATTCAAGAACTTAgggtttaaagttgcaaagactccaattaacgttaatcttgcattagcaaagaataaaggtcaacacatatcacaattggattatgctcgtgtgttgggatgcttaatgtatatcatgaattataCAAGACTatatatagcttgtgctataagtaaattgagtcgatacacgagcaatccaggtcaatctcattggatagtaatgaaacgagttttgggatatttagaacatacctgggactttgctttgcactacagtaaatatccTGCAGTGATTGAGGAATACTGTGATACAAATTGGATCatcggttcaactgattctaagtccacaagtggatatgtattccctattggtggaggagcggtatcttggaagtcatcCAAGCAAACTtctattgcccgctctacaatggaggctgagttcatagccttagataaagccagtgaagaagctgaatga